From a single Eubalaena glacialis isolate mEubGla1 chromosome 15, mEubGla1.1.hap2.+ XY, whole genome shotgun sequence genomic region:
- the GNB1L gene encoding guanine nucleotide-binding protein subunit beta-like protein 1: MAAPPLPPPDPQFVLRGAQSAVHALHFCEGAQGQGRPLLLSGSLRGLVHIWSLQTRRVVATLDGHGGQCVTWLQTLPQGPQLLSQGRDLKLCVWDLAEGRNAVVDSVLLESVGFCRGSVLAGGLQRWMLAVPGRGSDEVQILEMPSKTSVCSLKPEAQARLGMPMCLQLWQADSSPHPLLLAGYEDGSVALWDVSSRKVCSRVACHTEPVMGLDFDSQEARGVSGSAEKTLAVWSLDEQQALQVRGTHVLTNPGIADVKIRPDRRILATAGWDHRVRVFHWRTMKPLAVLAFHSATVHCVAFAADGLLATGSGDQRISVWSLYPRT; this comes from the exons ATGGCGGCCCCGCCGCTCCCACCACCAGACCCCCAGTTTGTCCTCCGAGGCGCCCAGTCGGCGGTGCACGCACTGCATTTCTGTGAAGGAGCCCAGGGGCAGGGGCGCCCGCTGCTCCTCTCAGG GTCCCTGCGCGGGCTggtgcacatctggagcctgcaGACACGGAGGGTGGTCGCCACCCTGGACGGCCATGGGGGCCAGTGTGTGACCTGGCTGCAGACACTGCCCCAGGGGCCCCAGCTCCTCAG CCAGGGCCGCGACCTGAAGCTGTGCGTGTGGGACCTGGCGGAGGGCAGGAACGCCGTCGTGGACTCCGTGCTCCTGGAGAGTGTGGGCTTCTGCAGGGGCTCTGTGCTGGCTGGGGGCCTGCAGCGCTGGATGCTGGCTGTGCCGGGGAGAGGCAGTGATGAG GTTCAGATTCTGGAGATGCCGTCCAAGACGTCAGTGTGCTCCCTGAAGCCCGAGGCACAGGCCAGGCTGGGCATGCCCATGTGCCTGCAGCTCTGGCAG GCTGACTCCAgtccccaccctctcctcctgGCCGGCTACGAGGACGGCTCGGTGGCCCTGTGGGACGTCTCCTCACGGAAAGTGTGCAGCCGCGTCGCCTGCCACACGGAGCCCGTCATGGGTCTGGACTTCGACTCCCAGGAGGCCAGGGGCGTCTCAGGCTCTGCGGAGAAGACGCTGGCCGTCTGGAGCCTGGATGAGCAGCAGGCCCTGCAG GTGCGTGGGACTCACGTGCTCACCAACCCCGGGATCGCCGACGTCAAGATTCGGCCAGACCGTAGGATCCTGGCCACCGCGGGCTGGGACCATCGCGTCCGTGTGTTTCACTGGCGGACGATGAAGCCGCTGGCCGTGCTGGCCTTCCACAGCGCCACCGTGCACTGCGTGGCCTTCGCTGCCGACGGCTTGCTGGCCACAGGGTCTGGGGATCAGCGCATCAGTGTCTGGTCTCTCTACCCGCGCACGTGA